A stretch of Gemmatimonas aurantiaca T-27 DNA encodes these proteins:
- a CDS encoding SDR family NAD(P)-dependent oxidoreductase, whose translation MISLQGKVALVTGGSRGIGAACVRLLSSAGARVAIAYRTRDAEAERLAAEVTARGGEVLLYKGELTTADANARFVQAALDRFGHIDIFVGNAGVWPPDPLPIEAVPAERWRQTMATNVDGMYFGAQAVIPHLPAGGRMIFISSTAGQRGEAGHADYAASKGAMISFVKSLAVELGPRDITVNSVAPGWVDTEAVAIPFADEGRARIEANIPLRRVAAPEDIAGPVLFLASPLARHVTGEILNVNGGSVLCG comes from the coding sequence GTGATTTCTCTCCAAGGCAAGGTGGCGCTCGTTACCGGCGGGTCACGTGGCATCGGCGCCGCCTGTGTGCGGTTGTTGTCGTCGGCCGGCGCACGGGTGGCGATTGCCTATCGGACCCGTGATGCCGAGGCAGAGCGCCTGGCGGCCGAAGTCACCGCGCGTGGCGGGGAGGTGCTGCTGTACAAAGGCGAGCTGACCACGGCCGATGCGAACGCACGGTTTGTTCAGGCGGCGCTGGACCGGTTCGGGCACATCGACATCTTTGTGGGGAATGCCGGTGTCTGGCCGCCGGATCCGCTGCCCATTGAGGCCGTCCCGGCCGAGCGCTGGCGACAGACGATGGCCACGAATGTGGACGGCATGTACTTCGGTGCGCAGGCCGTGATTCCGCATCTGCCAGCCGGTGGGCGGATGATCTTCATCTCCAGTACCGCCGGACAGCGCGGCGAAGCCGGCCATGCCGACTATGCCGCAAGCAAGGGCGCCATGATCTCGTTCGTGAAGTCTCTGGCCGTGGAGCTCGGCCCACGAGACATCACGGTGAACAGCGTCGCGCCCGGATGGGTCGACACCGAGGCGGTTGCCATCCCCTTCGCGGATGAAGGCCGAGCCCGCATCGAAGCCAACATCCCCCTGCGAAGAGTGGCCGCTCCCGAGGATATCGCCGGTCCGGTCCTGTTCCTGGCCAGCCCGTTGGCGCGCCACGTCACCGGGGAAATCCTGAACGTGAATGGCGGGAGCGTGCTCTGCGGGTGA
- a CDS encoding carboxymuconolactone decarboxylase family protein, which translates to MVPSDVTLTTLDDETAALVYLAAMLAGGSESETRVALTRAHQQIRASWVDEVILQTYLFAGFPRALNGAREWRRISGRVAPTIDTHAIDTAAERLAKGEVTCATVYGRFYEQLRVNIRELHPALDQWMIEEGYGKVLSRAPLDLARRELCIVASCAIARQDRQLHSHLHGALHAGASADVVTATLDVVGPFLAPDDVRRYHGLWARVQGK; encoded by the coding sequence ATGGTCCCTTCCGACGTTACGTTGACGACACTCGATGACGAGACGGCGGCGCTGGTGTACCTCGCTGCCATGCTCGCCGGAGGGTCGGAGTCGGAGACCCGCGTCGCGCTGACGCGGGCGCATCAGCAGATTCGTGCGTCGTGGGTCGACGAGGTCATCCTGCAGACGTATCTGTTCGCCGGTTTTCCGCGCGCACTGAACGGTGCGCGTGAGTGGCGTCGCATCTCCGGTCGGGTAGCGCCCACGATCGATACGCATGCCATCGACACGGCGGCGGAACGATTGGCGAAGGGGGAGGTGACCTGTGCTACGGTGTATGGTCGCTTCTACGAGCAGTTGCGCGTCAACATCCGGGAGCTGCACCCCGCACTCGATCAGTGGATGATCGAAGAAGGGTATGGCAAAGTGCTGTCACGGGCGCCCCTCGATTTGGCCCGTCGGGAGCTGTGTATCGTGGCATCGTGTGCCATCGCTCGTCAGGATCGTCAGTTGCATTCGCATCTGCATGGCGCGCTGCACGCGGGCGCTTCGGCCGATGTGGTCACCGCCACGCTGGATGTCGTCGGACCGTTTCTCGCGCCCGACGATGTCCGCCGCTACCACGGCCTGTGGGCCCGGGTACAGGGCAAGTAG
- a CDS encoding asparaginase: MTAAGRPLGARLRGGAALDVAVTRGDLVESTHRVHAAVVSADGALLDSARDPQLSTWWRSCAKPFQVMPLLRSGGLDALQWGVDELALACASHGGEPEHVAVAARMLEQLGLEEGDLACGPHDPLAARGGRLLRDAGQRPSRLHNNCSGKHAAMLARARQSGLATAGYERADHPVQRDCRQAVAEWTGVPEQALGVSVDGCGVSVFALPLANMALAYARLAEAAHVGDDVSRRVVTAMTEQPFLVGGTDRFDTLLMEACRGNVICKIGAEGVHTFAIVDRRIGFALKVEDGAPRAQFPAVLALLDAYDALPRTLPSPLADFLQRPVRNTRGEQVGAVTVSGVPVGQRFS, encoded by the coding sequence GTGACAGCAGCCGGCCGGCCCTTGGGGGCGAGGCTGCGCGGCGGCGCCGCACTCGATGTGGCCGTCACCCGCGGCGATCTCGTGGAGTCCACCCATCGGGTTCACGCGGCCGTGGTCAGTGCCGACGGTGCGTTGCTCGACTCTGCCCGCGACCCGCAGCTCTCGACCTGGTGGCGCTCCTGCGCCAAGCCCTTTCAGGTCATGCCCCTCCTGCGCAGTGGTGGGTTGGACGCCCTGCAATGGGGAGTGGACGAGCTGGCGCTGGCCTGTGCCTCCCATGGTGGAGAACCGGAGCACGTGGCGGTCGCTGCTCGCATGCTGGAACAGTTGGGGCTGGAGGAAGGAGATCTCGCCTGCGGCCCCCATGATCCCTTGGCCGCACGCGGGGGACGCCTGCTGCGCGACGCCGGTCAGCGACCGTCCCGTCTGCACAACAACTGCTCCGGGAAACACGCGGCGATGTTGGCACGCGCGCGGCAAAGTGGCCTCGCCACCGCGGGCTACGAACGGGCAGATCATCCGGTGCAGCGGGATTGCCGTCAGGCCGTGGCAGAATGGACCGGCGTCCCGGAGCAGGCCCTCGGCGTCAGTGTCGACGGGTGTGGCGTCTCGGTGTTTGCGCTGCCACTCGCCAACATGGCGCTGGCGTATGCGCGTCTGGCCGAGGCGGCTCATGTGGGCGACGACGTAAGCCGGCGTGTGGTGACGGCGATGACAGAGCAGCCGTTCCTGGTCGGTGGCACCGATCGCTTCGACACCCTGTTGATGGAGGCGTGCCGCGGCAACGTGATCTGCAAGATCGGCGCGGAAGGGGTGCATACCTTCGCCATCGTCGATCGTCGGATCGGATTTGCGCTCAAGGTCGAAGACGGGGCGCCGCGGGCGCAGTTTCCGGCCGTGCTGGCGCTGCTCGATGCGTATGACGCGTTGCCGCGAACGTTGCCGAGCCCTCTGGCCGATTTTCTGCAGCGCCCTGTGCGAAACACGCGTGGCGAGCAGGTGGGCGCGGTCACGGTGAGCGGCGTCCCGGTGGGCCAGCGTTTCTCGTGA
- the obgE gene encoding GTPase ObgE, with the protein MFVDRVLVKVEAGTGGSGQTSFRREKYVPMGGPDGGDGGRGGDVIVRGDRNLTTLLDYTYRDSWKAERGQHGEGSNRTGRSGDDVVLPVPPGTIIRDSRTKELLGEVMEHDDTVLVAKGGRGGKGNAFFVTATHQSPREWQPGEEGEMRTLELELKLIADVGFVGQPNAGKSTLLSVISAARPKIADYPFTTLSPNLGVVPLSDHRSFVVADIPGIIEGAHEGKGLGLQFLRHIERTRLLAFLIPIDAMDWQAELDQLRHEIASYSEELAAKPYCVVFSKLDLLGEHYIPEIDAGAAFGLYAISAAGRMGLDTMLDGWWRQLLAMRAIAEQPLKDAQLLP; encoded by the coding sequence ATGTTCGTCGATCGCGTCCTCGTCAAAGTCGAAGCCGGTACGGGTGGGTCAGGTCAGACCTCGTTCCGTCGAGAGAAGTACGTTCCCATGGGTGGCCCTGATGGGGGCGATGGTGGGCGGGGCGGAGACGTCATCGTGCGAGGCGATCGCAACCTCACCACACTGCTCGACTACACCTACCGCGATTCGTGGAAGGCCGAACGCGGCCAGCACGGCGAAGGGTCCAATCGCACCGGTCGCTCCGGCGACGATGTCGTGCTGCCCGTGCCGCCCGGCACGATCATTCGCGACTCGCGCACCAAGGAGCTGCTGGGTGAAGTCATGGAACACGACGACACCGTGCTGGTGGCCAAAGGTGGGCGGGGCGGCAAGGGCAATGCGTTCTTCGTCACCGCCACGCACCAGTCGCCGCGTGAGTGGCAGCCCGGTGAAGAAGGGGAGATGCGCACGCTGGAGCTCGAGCTCAAGCTGATTGCCGACGTCGGGTTCGTCGGACAGCCCAACGCCGGCAAGAGCACGCTGCTGTCGGTGATCTCGGCGGCGCGCCCGAAAATTGCGGACTACCCGTTCACCACGCTGTCGCCCAATCTGGGCGTCGTGCCACTCAGCGATCATCGTTCGTTTGTGGTCGCCGACATTCCCGGGATCATCGAAGGCGCGCACGAAGGGAAGGGACTCGGATTGCAGTTCCTGCGGCACATCGAACGCACCCGTTTGCTCGCGTTTCTGATTCCGATCGACGCGATGGACTGGCAGGCGGAACTCGATCAACTCCGCCACGAGATCGCCTCGTATTCCGAGGAGCTGGCGGCCAAGCCGTACTGCGTGGTGTTCTCCAAACTCGACCTGCTGGGCGAACACTACATCCCCGAGATCGATGCCGGCGCAGCCTTCGGGCTCTACGCGATCAGCGCTGCCGGGCGCATGGGACTCGACACCATGCTCGATGGCTGGTGGCGTCAGTTGCTCGCCATGCGCGCCATTGCCGAACAGCCGCTCAAGGATGCACAACTGCTCCCCTGA
- a CDS encoding CCA tRNA nucleotidyltransferase, with the protein MSTLDERGLRVPGAVIELARTLQDAGFPTWCVGGAVRDALLGRALLDFDLATAATPAQVRRLFRRTIPVGIEFGTVGVLDRDGRMHEVTTFRHDVKTDGRHAVVEFGASLDEDLARRDFTINAIAFDPIARRLHDPFRGREDLLAGVVRAVGVAEERMREDRLRALRAIRFASRFGFEIERETWVAIEASAAHLTRLSPERVKQEIDKTLEQVDAPSVAFARWRDAGAFAAVVPALAQVPDGTLAAIDRLPRAVTPTRPLRRTLRLATLFSSLEGKEATRALRALRASNQEISVVGALVDGWQRFGTALEAHLVAGSLPSDPALRRIAADVGRLRVNALLRLGAAHWAGDTRIAPRLVRQLFRRLTHIAFHDPIEIADLAIDGDDLRQHGLRAGPALGRVLQHLRHLVIEDPSRNQREILLALAGEWIARGDAAPTSGAERASGHE; encoded by the coding sequence GTGAGCACACTCGACGAACGCGGGCTGCGCGTACCGGGCGCGGTCATCGAACTGGCTCGCACGCTGCAGGACGCCGGCTTCCCCACGTGGTGCGTCGGGGGCGCCGTTCGTGATGCGCTGCTGGGCCGGGCGTTGCTGGATTTTGATCTCGCCACGGCGGCCACCCCGGCGCAGGTGCGTCGGCTGTTCCGCCGGACCATTCCCGTCGGTATCGAGTTCGGCACGGTTGGCGTACTCGACCGCGACGGCCGCATGCATGAGGTCACGACCTTCCGCCATGATGTGAAGACCGATGGTCGACACGCCGTGGTGGAGTTTGGCGCATCACTGGATGAGGATCTGGCCCGCCGGGACTTCACCATCAATGCGATCGCGTTCGACCCGATTGCGCGCCGTCTGCACGATCCGTTTCGGGGGCGCGAGGACCTGCTGGCCGGCGTGGTGCGGGCGGTAGGCGTGGCTGAAGAGCGAATGCGGGAAGACCGCCTTCGTGCGTTGCGAGCGATCCGCTTCGCCAGCCGATTCGGCTTCGAGATCGAGCGGGAAACGTGGGTCGCCATCGAGGCCAGTGCGGCACACCTCACGCGACTGTCTCCGGAGCGCGTGAAGCAGGAGATCGACAAGACGCTGGAGCAGGTTGACGCGCCCTCGGTGGCGTTTGCCCGCTGGCGTGACGCGGGGGCCTTCGCGGCCGTTGTGCCGGCGCTTGCCCAGGTGCCGGACGGCACACTGGCGGCGATTGATCGTTTGCCCCGTGCCGTTACCCCCACTCGGCCGCTGCGCCGGACATTGCGGTTGGCAACGCTGTTTTCCTCGTTGGAAGGCAAGGAGGCGACGCGTGCGCTGCGGGCGTTGCGCGCTTCGAATCAGGAAATCAGCGTGGTCGGAGCGCTGGTCGACGGTTGGCAGCGCTTCGGCACGGCGCTCGAGGCGCACCTGGTAGCCGGCAGCCTGCCCAGTGATCCGGCACTGCGGCGCATCGCCGCGGATGTCGGGCGTCTGCGTGTGAATGCGCTCCTCAGGCTCGGGGCCGCGCACTGGGCCGGTGACACTCGGATCGCCCCGCGTCTCGTGCGTCAGCTCTTCCGTCGCCTGACCCACATCGCGTTCCATGATCCCATCGAGATCGCCGATCTGGCGATCGATGGCGACGATCTGCGCCAGCACGGACTGCGCGCCGGCCCCGCGTTGGGGCGTGTGTTGCAGCATCTACGCCACCTGGTGATCGAGGACCCGTCTCGCAACCAACGGGAGATCCTGCTCGCGCTGGCTGGCGAGTGGATCGCGCGCGGTGACGCCGCCCCGACCAGCGGCGCAGAGAGGGCATCGGGCCATGAGTGA
- the hflX gene encoding GTPase HflX, with the protein MSREPISLTPPIERAILVSAPFKRSGAKHYVDEHLEELARLADTAGAEVVGTLTQQLDRPHPATYLGTGKVEELKLRIQELGATLVIFDDELTPAQGKNIELIVNTRVMDRAELILDIFATRARSSEARMQVELAQLEYMLPRLTRMWTHLEKMRGGIGMRGPGETQLETDRRLIQHRIRVLKERLADVERAREIQRQGRRSQFRVSLVGYTNAGKSSVLRTLANDGEVFVEDRLFATLDPLTREVEVGDGYTVLLTDTVGFIRKLPHHLVASFRATLAEAREADLLLHVIDASHPTWEEHRDVVDGVLTDLGLSGRPMRYVMNKMDAVPEELDAGVRARVANLMPDSLFVSALEPGGLEGLRTELRESLKRSRPVLEVRIPASNGRLIAEVHRDGEVLEQRTDEELIVIRARLDERAIGRLRQAGVSVTVTQAARPFANTP; encoded by the coding sequence ATCAGTCGCGAACCGATTTCCCTGACGCCCCCCATCGAGCGGGCGATTCTGGTCAGTGCGCCATTCAAGCGCAGCGGCGCGAAGCACTACGTCGATGAACACCTCGAAGAGCTCGCGCGACTGGCCGACACGGCCGGTGCGGAAGTGGTGGGCACGCTCACACAGCAGCTCGACCGTCCGCATCCGGCCACGTACCTCGGCACCGGCAAAGTCGAGGAACTGAAGCTGCGCATCCAGGAACTGGGTGCGACCCTCGTCATTTTCGACGATGAACTCACACCGGCGCAGGGCAAGAACATCGAGTTGATCGTGAACACGCGCGTGATGGATCGCGCGGAACTGATCCTCGACATCTTCGCCACGCGTGCCCGCTCGAGTGAAGCGCGTATGCAGGTCGAACTCGCGCAGCTCGAGTACATGTTGCCGCGCCTGACGCGCATGTGGACCCACCTCGAGAAGATGCGTGGTGGTATCGGCATGCGTGGTCCCGGTGAAACGCAGCTCGAAACCGACCGTCGACTCATTCAGCATCGGATCCGTGTGCTGAAGGAACGATTGGCGGATGTGGAGCGTGCGCGCGAGATCCAGCGTCAGGGGCGTCGCTCGCAATTCCGCGTGTCACTCGTGGGCTACACCAATGCCGGCAAGTCTTCCGTGCTGCGTACCCTCGCCAACGATGGTGAGGTGTTCGTGGAGGACCGGCTGTTTGCCACGCTCGATCCCCTCACGCGTGAAGTGGAAGTGGGTGATGGGTACACGGTGTTGCTCACGGATACCGTGGGCTTCATCCGCAAATTGCCTCACCATCTCGTGGCATCGTTTCGGGCCACACTGGCCGAAGCCCGTGAGGCGGACTTGCTGCTGCATGTCATCGATGCGAGCCATCCCACGTGGGAAGAACACCGCGATGTTGTCGACGGCGTGCTGACCGATCTGGGACTGTCCGGGCGGCCGATGCGTTATGTGATGAACAAGATGGACGCTGTGCCGGAAGAGCTGGACGCCGGTGTGCGTGCGCGGGTGGCCAATCTGATGCCGGATTCGTTGTTCGTGTCCGCACTCGAGCCGGGCGGACTGGAAGGCCTGCGAACGGAGTTGCGCGAAAGTCTCAAGCGTTCGCGTCCCGTACTGGAAGTGCGCATTCCGGCATCCAACGGACGATTGATCGCCGAGGTCCATCGCGATGGTGAAGTCCTCGAACAACGCACCGATGAGGAGCTCATTGTCATTCGCGCCCGTCTGGATGAACGCGCGATCGGGCGGCTCCGTCAGGCTGGTGTGAGTGTCACGGTCACGCAGGCGGCGCGTCCGTTTGCCAACACCCCATAA
- a CDS encoding LEA type 2 family protein — MKTQQRTRRWTPRAVMMITIGLGVAVTAACSTLGRATFKEPGVQLREFTITGLGLTGGSVDVMLQVHNPNGYKLDALKMTYQVDVDSIKLGDGELDGRFVVPEKDSAIVRLPIRFTYAGLGAAGRSMLNAGTINYRVRGDFTVATPIGNFTRPYDQRGRYSSVAGNR, encoded by the coding sequence GTGAAGACGCAGCAACGCACCCGCCGCTGGACGCCACGCGCGGTGATGATGATCACGATCGGGCTCGGCGTGGCCGTGACCGCTGCCTGTTCCACGCTCGGTCGAGCGACGTTCAAGGAACCCGGCGTGCAGCTCCGGGAGTTCACGATCACGGGACTGGGCCTGACCGGCGGCAGCGTGGACGTGATGCTGCAGGTGCACAATCCCAACGGCTACAAGCTTGATGCGCTCAAGATGACCTATCAGGTCGACGTGGATTCCATCAAGCTGGGCGACGGAGAACTCGACGGACGGTTTGTGGTGCCGGAGAAGGACTCCGCCATCGTGCGTCTGCCGATTCGCTTCACGTACGCCGGTCTCGGTGCGGCGGGCCGCTCCATGCTCAACGCGGGCACGATCAACTATCGTGTGCGCGGTGATTTCACCGTGGCCACACCGATCGGCAATTTCACGCGTCCGTACGATCAACGCGGCCGCTATTCTTCGGTGGCGGGCAACCGGTAG
- a CDS encoding DMT family transporter produces the protein MPSGPASPVSNRSPHAPSTTTRTPYLVLAASLIGISFAAPLIRLSEAAPLVIATWRLGFSLIIVAIALVIGGGWRAWRTLARADLLLAGGAGVLLALHFWTWNTSLRYTSVAASVALVNLQPVIIAAISGFWLREPATRRQWFWIVVAVIGALIVGLADVPGGLRAIGPALLGSGEGSRALLGDGLALLGAVTAAGYYLIGRRLRQHLALWPYVGLVYGAAFVACLILCLVTQAPLTPQPPRELAIFAGLALGPMLLGHTGMNWALAHLPAFVVNLTVLGEPVGATLLAALLPGIAEVPGPATIVGGILVLTGAILAARR, from the coding sequence ATGCCGTCTGGCCCAGCATCACCGGTGTCGAATCGATCGCCGCACGCGCCGTCCACGACGACGCGCACACCGTACCTGGTGCTCGCGGCCTCACTCATCGGCATTTCGTTCGCCGCACCACTGATTCGCCTGTCAGAGGCGGCGCCGCTGGTGATCGCGACCTGGCGCTTGGGATTCTCCCTCATCATCGTGGCGATCGCCTTGGTGATCGGCGGAGGATGGCGCGCCTGGCGCACACTGGCCCGCGCGGATCTGTTGCTCGCTGGTGGAGCAGGGGTTCTGCTCGCCCTGCACTTCTGGACATGGAACACCTCACTCCGCTACACCAGCGTGGCGGCGTCCGTGGCCCTGGTGAACCTGCAACCGGTCATCATCGCCGCCATCTCGGGCTTCTGGTTGCGTGAACCCGCCACCAGGCGGCAATGGTTCTGGATCGTGGTGGCGGTGATTGGTGCCTTGATCGTGGGGCTGGCCGACGTGCCCGGAGGCCTGCGTGCGATCGGCCCCGCATTGCTTGGGTCCGGCGAAGGATCACGGGCCCTGCTGGGTGATGGCCTGGCGCTGCTGGGCGCAGTCACCGCAGCGGGCTATTACCTGATCGGACGAAGACTGCGGCAGCATCTGGCCTTGTGGCCCTACGTCGGCCTGGTCTACGGCGCGGCCTTTGTGGCCTGTCTGATCCTGTGCCTTGTCACGCAGGCGCCGCTCACGCCCCAGCCTCCACGTGAGCTGGCCATCTTCGCCGGGCTGGCGCTGGGTCCGATGCTGCTGGGGCACACGGGGATGAACTGGGCGCTGGCGCACCTGCCGGCATTCGTGGTCAACCTCACGGTGCTGGGCGAGCCCGTGGGCGCGACACTGTTGGCAGCCCTGCTGCCCGGCATTGCCGAAGTGCCCGGACCGGCCACCATCGTGGGAGGCATTCTCGTCCTCACCGGCGCCATTCTGGCGGCCCGGCGCTGA
- a CDS encoding replication-associated recombination protein A has translation MSKPVRPAGPSLFASRVAEPLAARMRPRTLEEYLGQEHLLAVGMPLREALSRGKVDSMVFWGPPGVGKTTLARLLAQSTEAAFVSFSAVSDGVARVREIVAEAERRRDGGRGTILFVDEIHRFNRAQQDAFLPHVETGTVVLIGATTENPSFALTGALLSRVRVMVLEAIPVSTLEGLVQRAVEDRDRGLGARGLSIDDDARHLLAESSDGDARRLLGVLEAAASLVDDGGAIVRATVEAAMQYRPPRYDKSGEEHYNLISALHKALRGSDPHGALYWLARMIQGGEDPRYIARRMVRMATEDIGLADPQALSVAMTAAQTYERLGSPEGELALAQAAVYLATAPKSARVYEAWKAALEAAHDTPAAPVPMHLRNAPTKLMKELGYGTGYQYAHSVPEAYLPQSYLPTQLGERIFYEPGTFGFEKDIAKRLAWWASLRARAEEQPDPEPSQSEPSGEST, from the coding sequence ATGAGCAAGCCCGTGCGCCCGGCGGGACCGTCGCTGTTCGCTTCACGTGTCGCGGAGCCTCTGGCCGCACGGATGCGCCCGCGCACGCTCGAGGAGTACCTCGGTCAGGAGCACCTGCTGGCCGTGGGGATGCCACTGCGTGAGGCCTTGTCGCGAGGCAAGGTGGATTCGATGGTGTTCTGGGGCCCACCAGGTGTTGGCAAGACCACACTGGCGCGTCTGCTGGCACAGTCCACGGAAGCGGCGTTCGTGAGTTTTTCCGCCGTCAGTGACGGTGTGGCCCGTGTGCGCGAAATCGTCGCCGAAGCAGAACGACGACGCGACGGCGGACGAGGCACGATCCTGTTTGTCGACGAGATCCATCGCTTCAATCGGGCGCAGCAGGATGCGTTTCTGCCCCATGTCGAAACGGGCACCGTCGTGCTGATCGGCGCGACGACGGAGAATCCGTCCTTCGCCCTCACTGGCGCACTCCTGTCGCGCGTGCGCGTGATGGTGCTCGAAGCCATCCCGGTGTCGACACTGGAAGGATTGGTGCAACGTGCCGTCGAAGACCGCGATCGTGGTCTCGGCGCGCGCGGCCTGTCCATCGATGACGATGCGCGGCATTTGCTGGCGGAATCGTCCGACGGTGATGCGCGGCGGTTGCTGGGTGTGCTCGAAGCGGCCGCTTCGCTGGTCGACGATGGCGGGGCCATTGTGCGGGCGACTGTGGAAGCCGCCATGCAGTATCGGCCGCCCCGCTATGACAAGTCGGGGGAAGAGCACTACAACCTGATCTCCGCCCTGCACAAAGCCCTGCGCGGCAGTGATCCACACGGCGCGTTGTATTGGTTGGCCCGCATGATTCAGGGCGGGGAAGATCCACGCTACATCGCGCGTCGCATGGTGCGCATGGCGACCGAAGACATCGGGCTGGCCGATCCGCAGGCGCTCAGTGTAGCCATGACGGCCGCGCAGACCTATGAGCGGCTCGGAAGCCCGGAAGGTGAGCTGGCATTGGCGCAGGCCGCGGTGTATCTGGCGACGGCGCCCAAGTCGGCCCGGGTGTACGAAGCGTGGAAAGCCGCACTGGAGGCCGCGCACGACACGCCGGCCGCGCCAGTGCCCATGCACCTGCGCAATGCGCCCACCAAGCTCATGAAGGAACTCGGCTATGGGACCGGGTACCAGTATGCGCACAGCGTGCCGGAAGCGTACCTGCCACAGTCGTACCTTCCCACACAGCTCGGCGAGCGCATCTTTTATGAGCCTGGCACCTTCGGCTTCGAGAAGGACATCGCCAAGCGCCTGGCCTGGTGGGCCTCCCTGCGCGCCCGCGCCGAGGAGCAGCCGGACCCGGAACCGTCACAGAGTGAACCGTCAGGAGAGTCGACGTGA
- a CDS encoding bifunctional heptose 7-phosphate kinase/heptose 1-phosphate adenyltransferase, with protein MSPTIARARLESLLSAAQRQHVVIIGDAMLDVYLRGDVDRISPEAPVPVVRVRDRKLALGGAANVAQNVAALGAGCDLVAVIGNDGPGALLRERLQAGAMQDRSLVTVDRPTTTKTRVMARSQQLVRFDEEDDADLSADDVRRVLDAIERALPHATALVFEDYNKGVLVPAVIEGAIAMARTRGLPIVVDPKFRNFFTYRGATVFKPNRRELEGALGAAVDLEHPGALPATFARLGVEHLLLTLGERGMALISADGVVHRVPTTAREVYDVVGAGDTVTAYLATMLAAGATALEAAIVANYAAGVEVGKLGAATVSPDEVLQAFDQHQAMDAA; from the coding sequence ATGTCTCCCACCATCGCGCGCGCGCGCCTGGAATCCCTGCTGTCGGCGGCACAACGGCAACATGTCGTCATCATCGGCGACGCCATGCTCGATGTCTATCTGCGTGGCGATGTCGATCGTATCTCCCCCGAAGCGCCCGTGCCGGTGGTGCGGGTTCGCGACCGGAAGCTCGCGCTGGGGGGCGCCGCCAACGTGGCGCAGAACGTCGCGGCGCTGGGTGCCGGATGTGATCTCGTGGCGGTGATCGGCAATGACGGCCCTGGGGCCCTGTTGCGCGAGCGGCTGCAGGCCGGTGCCATGCAGGACCGTTCGCTGGTGACGGTCGATCGGCCGACCACCACCAAGACCCGCGTCATGGCCCGGTCACAGCAGTTGGTGCGGTTCGACGAAGAAGACGACGCCGATCTGTCGGCCGACGACGTGCGACGTGTCCTCGACGCCATTGAACGTGCGCTCCCGCATGCCACGGCACTGGTGTTCGAGGACTACAACAAGGGCGTGCTGGTGCCGGCGGTCATCGAGGGGGCCATTGCGATGGCGCGTACGCGCGGTCTGCCGATCGTGGTCGATCCCAAGTTCCGCAACTTCTTCACGTATCGCGGGGCGACGGTGTTCAAGCCGAATCGCCGTGAACTCGAAGGCGCCTTGGGCGCAGCGGTCGATCTCGAACATCCCGGGGCGCTGCCGGCAACCTTTGCACGGTTGGGCGTCGAGCACCTGCTCCTCACGCTGGGTGAGCGCGGCATGGCGTTGATCTCCGCCGACGGCGTGGTCCATCGTGTCCCCACCACCGCGCGTGAGGTGTACGATGTGGTGGGAGCCGGCGATACCGTCACCGCGTATCTGGCCACCATGCTGGCGGCCGGAGCCACGGCGCTCGAAGCGGCGATCGTGGCGAACTATGCGGCGGGTGTCGAAGTGGGCAAACTTGGCGCAGCGACCGTTTCGCCGGACGAGGTGCTCCAGGCCTTCGACCAACATCAGGCCATGGATGCGGCCTGA